Genomic window (Roseimicrobium gellanilyticum):
ACATAAGGCCGTGCGAGAACGGGTGGGCATCTTTGACATCTCTCACATGGGCCAGCTCCTCTTTGAAGGCCCTGGCGCAGAGGCCTTCCTGAACCGTGCCTTTACGAACAATGTGAGCAGCCTGGAGCCCGGCCACGGCCAGTACTCGCTCATGCTCAATGCCCAAGGCGGCGTGATCGATGACCTCATTGTCTACCGCCTGAGCCAGCGGGAGTACTTCGTGGTGGTGAATGCCTCCATGATCGCCGTGGACGAAGCCCACCTCCGCTCATTGAACTGGGGGGAAGACGTCGAGTTTGCCAACATCAGCGCCGTGACCGGCGGCGTGGCGGTGCAGGGGCCAAAAAGCCGTGAAGTTTTCAAGAAGGTCTTTGGCCCGGACGCACCCTACCCCGAGCGCAACACCATTTCCCTGAGCGTCACCGAAGAAGGCATCCTGTACCTCTGCGGCACTGGCTACACCGGGGAGGAGGGCTTTGAGTTCTTTGCCCCGGCGGTCACCTTCGGTGGCTGGTTCGAGAAGCTCGTGGCAGCAGCCCGCGAAGTCGGTGGCCAACCCTGCGGCCTCGGCGCCCGTGACTCGCTGCGCCTGGAGATGGGCT
Coding sequences:
- the gcvT gene encoding glycine cleavage system aminomethyltransferase GcvT, whose product is MQRSPLHEAHVALGARMVPFAGWEMPVQYTGIVEEHKAVRERVGIFDISHMGQLLFEGPGAEAFLNRAFTNNVSSLEPGHGQYSLMLNAQGGVIDDLIVYRLSQREYFVVVNASMIAVDEAHLRSLNWGEDVEFANISAVTGGVAVQGPKSREVFKKVFGPDAPYPERNTISLSVTEEGILYLCGTGYTGEEGFEFFAPAVTFGGWFEKLVAAAREVGGQPCGLGARDSLRLEMGYPLNGNDLAPDKTPLEAGLGFFVDLTKETFTGQDVLLEQKARGLGTKLTGFRMTSAGPPPRPHYSVWHEGTQVGEVCSGGLAPSLGQGIGMAYLPANLSKPGTALEIEIRGKRYPAETVKKPFYRTEKQS